Proteins co-encoded in one Aspergillus luchuensis IFO 4308 DNA, chromosome 6, nearly complete sequence genomic window:
- a CDS encoding uncharacterized protein (COG:S;~EggNog:ENOG410PZHF), with protein MTTRPLSPPTSPRKRTKAMHLPSSQRICHDWMVVQGNVHYARDRAHFTTYRPVTAHLKNNIFNPMDELEVAGIGTVEIPVVRSLDNPFDTHTIVLENVLHIPEAVCNGFNPLLFGSSMSCTETAWMGADREGRLMWVAMPFRGGSRLVLAGGLVGESEIIEGRYYTLSLYVSPEEKGEFLA; from the coding sequence ATGACCACCCGCCCGCTCAGCCCACCGACCTCCCCCCGCAAACGCACCAAAGCGATGCACCTCCCGTCATCGCAACGCATCTGCCACGACTGGATGGTGGTGCAAGGCAACGTGCACTACGCGCGCGACCGCGCCCACTTCACAACCTACCGACCTGTGACCGCGCACCTCAAGAACAACATCTTCAACCCGATGGACGAGCTCGAAGTGGCCGGTATCGGAACCGTCGAGATCCCCGTCGTCCGCAGCCTCGATAACCCGTTCGATACGCATACCATTGTGCTCGAGAACGTGCTGCATATCCCCGAGGCCGTGTGCAATGGGTTCAATCCGCTGCTGTTTGGGAGTAGTATGTCGTGTACGGAGACGGCGTGGATGGGGGCGGATCGCGAGGGTAGGTTGATGTGGGTGGCGATGCCGTTTCGAGGGGGTTCGAGGTTGGTGTTGGCTGGGGGGTTGGTCGGGGAGAGTGAGATTATTGAGGGGAGGTATTATACGTTGAGTTTGTATGTTAGtcccgaggagaagggggagttTCTGGCATGA